The following coding sequences lie in one Halobacteria archaeon AArc-dxtr1 genomic window:
- a CDS encoding acyltransferase, with protein MTKRHVSLPEEAETGMRAFIREVDERLSSEEDTCEVVRDVLVDLSGDREAYDRWQAGESVSAAEHVRLQSYDPCNTTLESEYYAEKDEQRFRRSKHLQWLWRQFDSLPIADNVEFALRFRRMLADHLFADCGEGCRFFKGITFTYGHNIEVGDNTVIHDDVHLDDRGKLTIGDRVSVSDGVHVYSHDHDVVDQTAVRNYHTIVEDDVRLTYDSMVRAGNRVGENAIVGARAIVQHDIPAHHIAVGMPAKSVKVKPGWESVATPLDEAGVNRQGDRRLPYELESDLDVFDEFQRDLEPPE; from the coding sequence CGAGCGAGGAAGACACGTGCGAAGTCGTCCGCGACGTCCTCGTTGACCTTTCGGGCGACCGCGAGGCCTACGACCGCTGGCAGGCCGGCGAGTCGGTGTCGGCAGCAGAGCACGTACGACTGCAGAGCTACGACCCCTGTAACACCACACTCGAGAGCGAGTACTACGCCGAGAAGGACGAACAGCGATTTCGGCGCTCGAAGCACCTCCAGTGGCTCTGGCGGCAGTTCGACAGCCTCCCAATCGCCGACAACGTCGAGTTCGCGCTGCGATTTCGCCGGATGCTCGCCGACCACCTGTTTGCCGACTGCGGCGAGGGCTGTCGCTTCTTCAAGGGGATTACGTTCACCTATGGCCACAACATCGAGGTAGGCGACAACACCGTGATCCACGACGACGTCCACTTGGACGACCGCGGAAAGCTGACGATCGGCGACCGAGTCTCGGTCTCCGACGGCGTCCACGTCTACAGCCACGATCACGACGTCGTCGATCAGACCGCAGTCAGAAACTACCACACGATCGTCGAAGACGACGTTCGCCTCACCTACGATTCGATGGTTCGCGCCGGCAACAGGGTCGGCGAGAACGCCATCGTCGGTGCCCGCGCGATCGTCCAACACGACATCCCCGCCCACCACATCGCCGTCGGCATGCCAGCCAAGAGCGTCAAGGTGAAACCGGGCTGGGAGTCGGTCGCCACCCCGCTCGACGAAGCAGGCGTCAACCGGCAGGGAGACCGACGGCTCCCCTACGAACTCGAGAGCGATCTCGACGTCTTCGACGAGTTCCAGCGTGATCTCGAGCCCCCCGAGTGA